ATGAAAATCTAAAATACTGGATAAAAAACATTTACATGTTTCATGTTCACATAAAAACATAATCATTCTTAACACATAGATGggtcagttaggcctcatgcacacgaccgtggtgttattctggtccgcaaattccaggaccgtgttccgtggaatgtcatccgcagttcatccgtatgtagtccgcagttcatccgtatgtaatccgcaaaaatgcggatgaaaaaaaaaaaaaaaaaaaaaaaaaaaaaagggactttGAAAgaggatgccaaaagcttggtcaaaccccctttaaggtcacatgatcgctctggagccatttcctgctgcattttccctgatctttgctttgtgcgagttcagtgagattgcgctgctgatatagctgtggtttttgacagttttactcactgcgaacatgtcttctgatgatgtggatgatgtactcctgcactggctcctctccaggcgatttggacagcaaccaccaatgctggacgaagaaccgaggaggaggaggagatattgggttcaccccattatctcacaacggcttaggaaggggcatttcAACATGCTGTACtctgacctgcggcagcacccggacaagttcctcagctactgccgtatgtccgttcAAAGTTTTGATcgtctgctggcggaccttcgtcctggactgatcttccaggacaccaccatgagacgttgcatttctccagaggaacgcctgatcgtcactctgaggtaagaaaacctaaatccccttctacgacatgtctctaccctgcaaacaatattagtatagTTGTCCCCTGGTCATATTGACGCCTTGCCaccgtgctgcagatatttttcctgtctgtgcatattttgatatatatgtttttgttttttttacagatttcttgctaccggcaactcctttgcctccctacatttccagtttctgctggggtgctccactatttccaagattgtcaagcttacctgcgaagtcatctggcagcaacttcgagcagcagttatgccaaagcccaagccagaggactggattcggattgccgatggcttcttccaatcagcacagtttcccaactgtgttggtgcgctggatggtaagcacatccgcgtaaaaaagcctgctcactcagggtctcaatattttaattataagcagtttttctcggtggtgctgttggccttggctgacagtgactatcggtttataattgtcgatattggggcctatggaagctctgcggatgctggcatcttcagggcttccagaatgggtgaacggctagcatctaaccagctcgaccttccggaacctagacagcttccaggatctacaggaccaccagcaccctttgtcattgtgggtgatgaaggtttcggactgtcccctcacctgatgcgtccattccctaggcgtggcttagatgaacagaggcgcatttttaactaccgccttacacgtgcaagacggtatgtggagtgcgccttcggaattctaagcagcaagtggcgtgtgttccagagctccattcagttgaatcctgaaaatgtgacaaaggttatccaagcctgtgttgtcctccacaattttctgaggattcatgagtcggcagtggacgcagagctgaaccatttctctacgaattacatccctttggactacacaccacatagaagacctggagtgtctggactggcagcccgtaatttgtatacagactattttgtatcacctgagggagccgttccttggcaaagggatgtgctttgtctgccaaattaaaatgtgagagggactgttgtatttccggtttatgttacaaatgttagtagttaaagttgcagtagtaggtagagtagggactcgcaagagaatgaggacccttgacgcgggttgcgagctaatgtatttctgtttttttttttttaattcttgattaaaaaaaaaaaaaacgattattttcatttggcagaaatgcagaccaatacctcattatgtttttcaataataataaagacaaacacataatTTAACTAGAaacgtattttatttcttgcataaaatagtgtcaacaaacattaccaaaactatgttatataactaaattataaattgtaaaatgattgcgaaggtgcaggttcatgatgtggtcgtggaactgcctccccctgctgcatttgcccatactgttgctgagaaggtcctggcatgccataaactgaacgatcgtgactgaatagcggcattgagtctacatatgacggatgctggatgccttgcgcggttgctgcaggtgctggagggacagagtTGTAGGTGCTTGCATCACAACCCCGTCGATGAAACTCGATGGCCTGATGCATTGCACGTGGGTCCGGATGTGTCGCAAATATTTCCACGACTTCCATTAGTGCTGTTTGGCACCTTATCTGTCTGGAAATTGGCACTCTTTTAAGAATATTAGagagagcgcgacagaaggtgccctcttccGTTTCTGTAGCTCTTCTCTCCAAGTGCTCTAATACGCGCAAGTCGacttcctgccttggctctgtacgtgtTGGACCTTTGGCAGAACGTCGACGTTTACCTCGGGGTAGAATTTCTTCGTCCGCGGCACACACTGGATTATCCTCTGTTGTTGGTTCTGCTgtcacaggagtggaagtggacctaccagcccccaaagctacgtcaggctcttcaatttgagtcacatcagagtcttcttcttcctccagattatccttggttctgtttgaaaatgaaaacataatgttagggaatttttgtagtaatttaacgtcatgtctacagctgggcaaataaactatgtatgcatcactacatgcagagccctaactaggaaagacagggccgcatAGCAAAGTTTTAACTGGGGCcatccctccactgggtgtcacccccccttgtagatagtgccttttttcctgcccccacccctgtagataacgccatacagccccacactgtacactgtatggcattatctaccggggtactatatggcgttatctatagggggactgtacggcgttatctagtgagggggctgtatgccgctaacgccatacaggcccaccTCCCCGCCCCACGGAcaaatgccacctatagtgtgtcctacaaatacatgccttatcgctggcagcgatagggtgaaggggggactgaaagttcgcttaagttctgccgtctgcacatctgccaaaaattgaaaggagcgctggttatgtatgcgcacaagcacgactttggctccattcattttgacggaggtggcgaaagtacgaggtttgggatggagaagttcagggtactttctgtcccccgttctccctgtcaatgccagcgatcacacatgtatcccctattcagtggttaggggatacatgtctgttgtttaatgtcagagcggggagatacctccctgctcagccgtagtgttcagttgcgtcccgctgtagccgtcatagcggctgctagcggagcctcgggacatggtggagtcccctcatgccgcggtccccgtagcagtcgctacggctgctacagcggtactgaCACGACTGGCTACATGGccagactacaatgatcaaagtatataagcaatacttacgggccaacctgcattacatcaagaagaaacgaaagctgtttggtgtacatgtacggcttttttttcagacgtccgtctccgctcttccccttgtcattaATCTCACGCTTGAATTGGTCTcggcacgtgttccagcgtgttttgacgttttcgactatgatataaaataaaccaatcacagatcaacattttaGAAGAGTACATTACTAGAGATTATGAAATGTTGTTTATTATCTGaaaatgatgctgcaaatttttgttgtttacgcaacaaatctgcacctacatttgcatatttgacaggtaattccaacgttgcagaaactacagcagacttgccacgttttccatgtgcacacacgacagcgtccgtaacggctgaaatgacgttgctggtttcaggagaaaacatcacccgtaatttcagccgtaaaggcattgtcaacgctattgcgtattgtcaacgctattgcggcGTATTTAGCGTGCGTAATAGAGCTCAAACACCACAGAATTAcgtacgtaattagtgtgtgggaacataccctcatagtgacatgtcacgttttgatcggtgctgttcagagccatgagacccccacaatctcacgtgcacttctgcagcttcatttcagcgattggtgggtgatccaactgccaacaatcaaaacgtcaggcatgtcattatgacatgacaggagtactcagaaacAGCATCAAgttgtgaaacttacccatgcgcttcttttgcactttagttgccttctcccactcaggatgcacctcactgcagacctcctgccaggcaagatctttcatattcctgtctgcataatcttccacccgcttattccacagacagggcttgtgctggaccaggatgattagtttctctacgtttattgaagccatgctgctctctgctgctctctgctgctctctgctgctctcatgcactctctccagacttcacgacgacagaagtcattcccggtcgacgcctagcaacacttccggacaatccgcaaactgcggatgacacacggcggtgtatccgcaatttccacgggcccattgacttctattggcatgtccgcaccgcatttgcggcccataataggacatgtccgtagtttctgcggcacggatgtgcggacatgcggagagccgtgaaaacacggatagtgtgtatgggcccatagaaatgaatgggtccgcaatttacccgtggatttgcggttgaattgcggacgcaaaaacacggtcgtgtgcatgaggccttaacctgCAAATATTAGTTCACTGATGTATCTGAATTTATTCCAATatggttaaaaaaaagataatatattttttatgttgtgGTTCTCCtgttgaagaggctctgtcaccagattataagtgccagatttatgctaattagttcttaatgactaactgagcatgtttttacttttgaccaagtgggcgttgtacagaggagtgtatgacgctgaccaatcagcgtcatacacttctcattgttccaacccagcttctttcactgcacaatcacactgtaataaTGGGCTGGATCAATGAGAAGTGCCTGAcgatgattggtcactgattgatcagcgtcacacactcctctgtacaacgcccagttggtaaaaagtaacaatacgcccagttggtcattaaaggaacagtgtcatcacaaatttttttttcatatgttaaagatgttagtgctttattaaaaacgtttatatttatttgtgtgtttgtgttttactttttcttatttttacactttttcttccctatgggggctgccattttttgtttcatttctgtatgtgtcgattaacgacacatacagacatggaatacggcagccacagtcccatagggactgcgaacggctcccgtcccatccacttctgtgtacgccgtctgtgtgggaactgcgcatgcgccgctcccacacagtccaatttgaaattggcgccgtccggcgccattttcctgtggaccggaagtcgcggccggacagtaagattactacttccggtcgcggcttccggacttgtgcacttggaccagcggcagcagacggagcggacgggccggagggagccgcggcggcaggagcaggtaagagatttcaatgtatgttcgtgtttgtgtacgtttactactgtatgtaaacctactacactgtgtgttagctcaaaaaatggcgacacacagtgtaggaggatagaccgttcaaacccctcgtttatcccggcactagccaggataaaggagggggggatgctgagagctcactagagcgagggctttttacccaattttgcaatgctgcaattttgggaatagctccatctagagaccagcaatgggaaatattataaattagaatctaatttataatatttcctgactcgtgaaaaaaataaaaaaaatttgaacaatgtttaatcacctacacactaaatgtttaattaaaaaaaaaaaaacatgtttttctggcaacacattccctttaagaactaattagcataaatctaaaattgctcataacttgctcaaaaatgatagtttttcaaaataaaaaccactgttgttatctacattacagcaccgatcagattatgtaggagataggccacttataatttggtgatagagcctctttaatgttatgtTTCACACCAGAGAAGTGTTTCTTCTAAGCCGCAATAGATTTGGAGCTGGCTAGACGTAGGTGCGGAGTCTTACCATTCTTTACCCCTAATCCCTGCAAGAAGGTATAGACTTTCCCAGTTGGATTCCCACGTTGCATTTTCCTGAATTGTCACCGATTCCAGGAGCAGAACCCCAGTATCCAAGCAACAAATCCAATGGCCGAAACAGGAGTGTAATCAAGAAACAAGGCTGAGGTCAAGGTCAGGGTCAACTGTAAGGGTCAGCGTCAGGAACATAATCAACTAGCAATAGGAATAATAGACAAAGAATGTACCTTGATCTGCAGGTGAGGAGTGAAGGCCGGAGTCCACTTTAGAAAGGCCACCAGGGCCGATGTCATCCAGAAGCGCCGGTAATCCTGGCAACCTTGCACTGCTGGCCATGCAGAGGAGGAGGGTCATGGCCAAATCCAGTAGGTTCGCAGCTCAATATAGCAGCAGATAAAGAGGCGGTCATCAGCTGGAGCTGTGACTGTTCGAGGAGACGCACTGCTAAAACCTAGTGAGGTAAATAACAGTTTCATCAACATATTTTCCTGCTGGGAAAAGACACATATGTTTGTTTATTTGAAGTGGATCTCCAAGGATAAGCTGACATTTTATAAAATGCCAGAATCTGAAGCGTTAAACTAGTAGCTACTAGCATGACTATATCCGTTTCCAACAGACGGTGCCATGAATTCTGACTTATTTTACTTCTCATTGCACACAGGGGAAAGTGGTTGTCTGAAATATTCCTCCAGGACCTAATACTAAATAAAAGGGTTGGGCTAATGGATTCATGTGATTTCGTTTACATGAGTGTCTACACTGCATGATAGCATGGCAGATAAGGGTAACACATGCGCCAAGTTAAATGTAGGTAACTGATACCGTGCTgggtccactattattcaacttatttattaatgaaatagaggatgggattaatagcactatttctatttttgcagatgacaccaagctatgtagtaatgttcaatctatagaagatgttcgtgaattgcaagcggatttaaacaaactaagtgtttgggtgtccacttggcaaatgaagtttaatgtagataaatgtaaagttatgcacctgggtatgaacaacctgcatgcatcatatgtcctagggggagctacactgggagattcACTTGTTGGGAagcatctgggtgtacttgtaaatcataaactaaataacagcatgcaatgtcaatcagctgcttcaaaggccagcaagatattgtcgtgtattaaaagaggcatggactcgctggacagggatgtaatattaccactgtacaaagcattagtgaggcctcatctagagtatgcagttcagttctgggctccagttcatagaaaagataccctggagttagaaaaaatacaaagaagagcaacaaagctaataaggggcatggagaatctaagttatgaggaaagattaaaagaattaaacctacttagccttgaaaaaagacaactaaggggggacatggttaacttatataaatatatgaatggcacatgcaaaaaatatggtgaaatcctgttccatgtaaaaccccctaaaaaaacaagggagcATTCcctccactggaaaaataaaggttcaacctgcagaggcgacaagccttctttactgtgagaactgtgaatctatggaatagcctaccgcaggagctggtcacagcagagacagtagatggctttaaaaaaggcttagataattgcctagaacaaaaaaatattagcacctatgtgtagaaatgttttccttcccttttcctgtctcttggttgaacttgatggacatgtgtcttttttcagtggTATTTGTcagtggtatacgtttttttgcatgtttgtttATCATCTCGCACCACACATCTCGGGACATGTCAGGTTAAGTCTGTCTTTACAACTGCATTCTGGGTTCCATTAAGTTGCTCCGTCATAGGGGCAGACCAACGAAAACACTGCAAGTGCCAGATCCATCACATGATGAAAACCAACTAATCTTAGCGgagctcattgactttaatgggtttccgtTGGGTTTCTGTCATTATGGCAGACAAAATAGCACGGCATGTTGTGCGCTATTTAATCCAACAAAAAGTCTGGAATCTGTGGTGGAGGCACTTTACagagcctccgtcacagatcttaGAAGGGTCCTAGAGATAAGTTAAAGGAGGACAcatttgtatatatattatactttAGTAACATCTTTAGTAGTGCAGAACATggcagctctttaaccccttaacgacatggcaTATTTTGGCCTTATTTACcaagcattttttttgttttttcctccccaccttccaagagtcatagctTTCTTAGTTTCacttcgacatagccatatgatggcttgttttttgtgttacAAGTTGCATTTGTCAATTGAACAATTTTTTGACAAAACATAGtatattgaataacttttattatttttttggggagggaattGAAAACAAACAGCTATTGCaggattgttttttgcatttaaatttacaccgttcactatgcagcataaataacatattacctttattctatgggtcagtacaattatggcaataccaaatatgtatagttttttttatgttttactacttttacacaataaaaagtattttaaataaaaacaatttgttttcgcatcgtcacattccaagggtCATAACTTTTGGATTTTTCTgtagatgtagccatatgtgggcttgctttttgctggacgagatgttgttttcattggtactatcctggggtgcatgggacttactgattaacttttattttgttgTTTGGGGGAATGGAAAAGAAAAGCACTTTAGctaatgtttttgtatttttttttttcacccggtagcttaattaatgtgttaacattattgtttgggtcgttatgataggtccatttttttttcttacacttctagtaaataaacttctagtttatttaatttttactgtaatttttttttaaaaaactttatttaactgttttacatatattttagtcccactaggggacctctCTTTCGCAgaaataatgctttgatatactttaTATAATAAAGCATTAGTGCCTGTCAGTGTACAACTGACAGAAAATCGATTAGGCTATGCCTCTGGCACGACCTAATAGGCAtttagccagggcaggcctgttggatcccctggctgccatggcaaccatcagcgGCCGGCAGTCGCAGGCCGCCAAAgggggacagagggagcccccatcCTCTGTCAAACGACTTAAATGCAGcaattgctattgaccgcagcatttaaggggttaaacggccaggattgtAGGTTTCGAATGGCTGTCTTTCCATATTGTGCATGTATGAGATTATACATTAAGGTGTTAATATAGGAGATTGGAGATCTGCTTTCACTAATAGATATGGATTTAAGTCGTCATATAAAGGGAATTTTGCATAATTTAATAATAAGAATTATCATTTTATAATAATCAGTCTATTTTGCTTTTAGCCTCTCTTTGGTCCATTGCTATCTGGGAGAATACAACCAGTGATAGTACATTCAAAGTCTGAGAGGAGGGAGAAGAGAAATGAACCTTCGTTAATTATTCCTCTACGCTTTAGGGCATGATGCGACCTGGTGGTTAGTTGAACGGCATCTAAAAAAACACCACACTACTGACATAAAATTTTGCAGGCCATTATCTTTGAAATAACTGAAGATTCATGCAAGTTCACTTTAAAAATGATGGAAAATGAGGACCACAATGGTATAAGATCGGTATTCATTTGTACCAATAGCACAAATATTTGTCGGTATAGGttataaaatattaataaatacttCTACCCTTAATACAAAGACACTGTATAGTTATGACTAAGCAAATATTCCCCAATGTCTAAATAAGTCATAAAAATTGCTGTTTGTTGCTCAGATGCTCTGGTTAAAATCCCTGCTGTGTTGTTGAAATATTGGATCTGTAcactatatgtatttaataaataaTTTGTATTATTCAGTGAAAAGTTTTACTACTTTCCTATTTCCGTATACTACTTGGAAATTAATATATGATTATTCTAGATACACATATTATAAACATGCTTGATTCTGAAGGAAGTATTGCTAATTTCAACCACAAAGCAAAACATAATTATAGCTATTATGTCAAGATATTATTGGACATGTGTTATGAAAGACATTTCCAAAATTAAAAATTTAGAATAACGAAACAATATTTTTTAATCCTCATTGCCCCTGTATGTAGCTCCAGGTAGTGTTGTAATAACGTAGTAGAACTAGGACCCTCTGGATGGATCTGCAAATATCCAAATTCTTTTCTTCATTAATATTAGAAAATGTGAATACATATGATCTGCTGCAAGTCTTTGTAATGGCCGTGGCCGCGGACCTCTGGCATCCCCCTCTTACCGGCAACTGCGACCGCAGGACTATGTCTCTCCGCCGGCATATCCCTTCCCAGGGATGCCGGCACGCTCTGCTCTCTGCCTCCGCTCCCTGTCTCTCCAGTCGGGAGCTTCCGCGCTCGTACCAaatataaagtaaaattgtccccAGCCTGTCCCTGTGCACCCTGGCCCTTATAAGTGACCCTGCCTCTTTTCcccgtgcctgagcaatgttagttCTAACCCAGTGTTAGCCTGCAAAGGTTCCATATCCAGTGCCCTGTAACCTGTCTTCATGACTATCCAGTATCCGTGCTCAAGTGTCCGTgacgtgtccagtgtccgtgtctaGTGTCCGTAACATCTCCAGTGTCTGTGTCCAATGTTCGTGATGAATCCAGTGTTCGTGACaactccagtgtccgtgacgactccaGTGGCCTTGACGACTCCAGCGCCCGTGACTactccagtatctgtgtccagtgtccgtgatgactcCAGTGTCTGTGACGGCTCCAGTATTCGTGTCCAGTGTCTGTCACGACtctagtgtccgtgacgactccaGTATCCGTGTCCTGTGGCAGCGACGAGTCCGTAGTGCGTGACTAGCACAAGGTAGCTTCGGCTAATCCGGCACAAACCAGCTTCCATTAATTCAGCACATGCCAGGTTCCGATAacccagcacaaaccagcttccgataattcagcacaagccagcttccagctatccagcacaagccaaccTCCAGTAATCGAaagaggccatacttacaaatggacacagacaggtcagaaacgctgatgaaggagagtgaacaggtgctttatataataatagccactaccactagtcttgaggggagttgtgtgtggtgcatgggatgtgtgagTATAgtgtgctgttgtttggcatagtaagcagggtagcccgctctatgaatcatcaaggcgtcacaaataggctcctACCTGGAtatacacgctgcgcctcatgacctacacactatccctccatgtttcacacactcgcaccccattattcatttatttttatttatgcactttactcattactgccccctatatttcaccctc
This genomic stretch from Rhinoderma darwinii isolate aRhiDar2 chromosome 4, aRhiDar2.hap1, whole genome shotgun sequence harbors:
- the LOC142760451 gene encoding uncharacterized protein LOC142760451, whose amino-acid sequence is MYTKQLSFLLDVMQVGPTKDNLEEEEDSDVTQIEEPDVALGAGRSTSTPVTAEPTTEDNPVCAADEEILPRGKRRRSAKGPTRTEPRQEVDLRVLEHLERRATETEEGTFCRALSNILKRVPISRQIRCQTALMEVVEIFATHPDPRAMHQAIEFHRRGCDASTYNSVPPAPAATAQGIQHPSYVDSMPLFSHDRSVYGMPGPSQQQYGQMQQGEAVPRPHHEPAPSQSFYNL